The following coding sequences lie in one Cygnus olor isolate bCygOlo1 chromosome 8, bCygOlo1.pri.v2, whole genome shotgun sequence genomic window:
- the METTL18 gene encoding histidine protein methyltransferase 1 homolog produces the protein MAFRFNFAIEENESTEPGAQGEADSQLDPPKHEQTAHAAAACSLQPGTAKHAGKGLSENKLCSPAAREHHVPKDVSKVLENKVLETMSDLRYVNMSMVEMACQDDTHGEDIVSKSVSAHSDLIPGVYEGGLKIWECTFDLLEYLSEADLQFANKAVLDLGCGAGLLGIAALRGKAGKVHFQDYNSTVIDEITLPNVVANCVNDGNGTGAGDDRKIVKPPSKRPRKAKCLPDALSKCRFFSGEWSEVSRLLLSSNEPCSKYDVILTSETIYNPDYYGALHDTLSQLLDRNGRVYLASKAHYFGVGGGIYLFEKFIEERKVFRISMVKEIDKGLKRFIMEMAFKDSS, from the coding sequence ATGGCATTTCGGTTTAATTTTGCTattgaggaaaatgaaagcactgaGCCAGGTGCTCAGGGTGAGGCAGACTCGCAGCTGGACCCTCCAAAACACGAGCAAACCgcccatgcagcagcagcctgcagcctccAGCCGGGCACCGCAAAGCATGCAGGTAAGGGACTGTCAGAGAACAAGTTGTGCTCCCCGGCTGCCAGGGAGCACCATGTTCCCAAAGATGTCAGCAAAGTACTGGAAAATAAAGTCTTGGAAACCATGTCAGACCTGCGTTACGTAAACATGTCCATGGTGGAAATGGCGTGTCAGGATGACACACATGGGGAAGACATCGTGTCGAAAAGCGTCTCTGCTCACTCTGATCTCATCCCAGGGGTCTACGAGGGGGGGCTGAAAATCTGGGAGTGCACCTTCGATCTCCTGGAGTACCTGTCTGAGGCTGACCTGCAGTTTGCCAACAAGGCAGTGCTGGATCTTGGGTGTGGGGCTGGACTGCTGGGAATAGCTGCATTACGGGGAAAAGCTGGAAAAGTCCACTTCCAGGATTACAACAGCACCGTGATCGATGAAATAACCTTGCCTAATGTGGTGGCTAACTGTGTAAATGATGGCAATGGGACTGGTGCGGGAGATGATAGAAAAATTGTTAAGCCTCCTTCAAAGAGGCCCAGGAAAGCAAAGTGCTTACCTGACGCGCTCagcaaatgcagatttttttctggagagtGGTCAGAAGTCAGCCGGCTCCTGCTCAGCAGCAACGAACCCTGTTCAAAATACGATGTCATTCTCACATCCGAGACCATCTATAACCCTGACTACTACGGTGCTTTGCACGATACACTGTCTCAGCTGTTGGACAGAAACGGCCGCGTGTACTTGGCAAGCAAAGCACATTACTTTGGGGTCGGTGGTGGCATCTACCTCTTTGAGAAATTCATTGAGGAGAGGAAGGTGTTCAGAATCAGCATGGTTAAAGAAATTGATAAAGGACTGAAGCGGTTTATCATGGAAATGGCCTTTAAAGATTCcagttaa